TTGAGATGAAGCCGACGAAGCGTCGGCACAGGGAACTGAAGATCATCTGAGCCGGTCGCCGACCGGTCGGAGCGAACCCGAGGAGGATGAGGGTGGACCTGCGTATTGGGGTGACTAACGCCCCGAAGGAGATCACAGTGGAGTTGGCCGACGACACCGACGTGGACGCCCTACGGGCCGACGTGGACCGGGTGGTCGGTGGCGAGGAAGGGGCCGTGCTGTGGCTCACCGATGTCCGGGGTCGGCAGGTGGGGGTCCCGGCCGACCGGATCGCCTACGTGGACGTGGGCGCCGCCGGATCCGACAACCCGGTCGGCTTCGGCTGATCCGCTGACAGCGAGGGCCCCGTGGCGACGTTGGCCGACCTGGCCCGGACCCACACGGATCTCGACGACGAGGACATCGGCCTTCTTCAGGATCTGTCCAGCACCTGGGGCCTGCTGGCTGACCTCTCGTTC
The DNA window shown above is from Acidimicrobiales bacterium and carries:
- a CDS encoding DUF3107 domain-containing protein, whose protein sequence is MDLRIGVTNAPKEITVELADDTDVDALRADVDRVVGGEEGAVLWLTDVRGRQVGVPADRIAYVDVGAAGSDNPVGFG